In a single window of the Micromonospora inositola genome:
- the purM gene encoding phosphoribosylformylglycinamidine cyclo-ligase: MTHVSERSGAGSSPTGAGGDRQPWTAGAGRTARKRSVSYADAGVSIEAGDRAVELLKSKVKQTRRPEVMGDLGGFAGLFRLDTKKYKNPILASSTDGVGTKLVIAQQLDIHDTVGIDLVAMVVDDLVACGAEPLFLLDYIATGEVVPDKVAEIGAGIADGCRYAGCALLGGETAEHPGVLRPDEYDISATGVGVVEESEILSAERVEVGDVVIAMRSSGLHSNGYSLVRHVLLGAGRMRLDVVIDDFGRQRTLGEELLTPTKIYAQDCLKLIAEAEVRVLAHVTGGGIPGNLVRVLPEHADAVVNRSTWKPQPVFDLIQSKGRIEDPEMEATFNMGVGMFAIVSAEDADRALATLTGRGVDAWQAGEIIEGSGNVQMIGQHTRG; this comes from the coding sequence GTGACGCACGTGTCCGAGCGCAGCGGCGCAGGAAGCAGCCCGACCGGCGCCGGCGGCGACCGCCAGCCCTGGACCGCCGGCGCCGGCCGCACGGCGCGCAAACGCTCGGTCTCGTACGCGGACGCCGGGGTGTCGATCGAGGCGGGCGACCGCGCGGTCGAGCTGCTGAAGTCCAAGGTCAAGCAGACCCGCCGCCCGGAGGTCATGGGCGACCTGGGCGGCTTCGCCGGGCTGTTCCGACTGGACACGAAGAAGTACAAGAACCCGATCCTGGCCTCCTCCACGGACGGGGTCGGCACCAAGCTGGTCATCGCCCAGCAGCTCGACATCCACGACACGGTCGGCATCGACCTGGTCGCGATGGTCGTCGACGACCTGGTGGCCTGCGGCGCCGAGCCGCTCTTCCTGCTCGACTACATCGCCACCGGTGAGGTCGTGCCGGACAAGGTCGCCGAGATCGGCGCCGGCATCGCCGACGGCTGCCGCTACGCGGGCTGCGCGCTGCTCGGCGGGGAGACCGCCGAGCACCCCGGCGTGCTGCGCCCCGACGAGTACGACATCTCCGCCACCGGCGTCGGCGTGGTGGAGGAGAGCGAGATCCTCAGCGCGGAGCGGGTCGAGGTGGGCGACGTGGTCATCGCCATGCGCTCCTCGGGTCTGCACTCCAACGGTTACTCGCTGGTCCGGCACGTGCTGCTGGGCGCCGGCCGGATGCGGCTGGACGTGGTGATCGACGACTTCGGCCGGCAGCGGACCCTCGGCGAGGAGCTGCTCACCCCGACCAAGATCTACGCGCAGGACTGCCTCAAGCTGATCGCCGAGGCCGAGGTGCGGGTGCTCGCGCACGTCACCGGCGGCGGCATCCCGGGCAACCTGGTCCGCGTCCTGCCGGAGCACGCGGACGCGGTGGTGAACCGCTCCACCTGGAAGCCGCAGCCGGTCTTCGACCTGATCCAGTCCAAGGGCCGGATCGAGGACCCGGAGATGGAGGCGACGTTCAACATGGGTGTCGGCATGTTCGCGATCGTCTCGGCCGAGGACGCCGACCGCGCGCTGGCCACCCTGACCGGCCGGGGCGTGGACGCCTGGCAGGCCGGCGAGATCATCGAGGGCTCGGGCAACGTGCAGATGATCGGGCAGCACACCCGGGGCTGA
- the purS gene encoding phosphoribosylformylglycinamidine synthase subunit PurS, whose protein sequence is MPRVVVDVMLKPEILDPQGQAVANALPRLGVSDVASVRIGRRIEIEFTGEPDLDRAREIADKLLANPVIEDFTVRLVETDETVDAHQ, encoded by the coding sequence GTGCCTCGCGTCGTCGTCGACGTCATGCTCAAGCCCGAGATCCTCGATCCCCAGGGCCAGGCCGTCGCAAACGCGCTGCCCCGGCTCGGCGTCAGCGACGTCGCCTCGGTCCGGATCGGCAGGCGGATCGAGATCGAGTTCACCGGTGAACCGGACCTGGACCGGGCCCGGGAGATCGCCGACAAGCTGCTCGCCAACCCGGTCATCGAGGACTTCACCGTCCGCCTGGTCGAGACCGACGAGACCGTGGACGCGCACCAGTGA
- the purF gene encoding amidophosphoribosyltransferase yields the protein MPRGDGRLSHDLDPQRPGPQDACGVFGVWAPGEEVANLTYFGLYALQHRGQEAAGIAVSDGSGVVVYKDLGLVAQVFDEPTLASLRGHLAIGHARYSTTGGSTWENAQPTIRSTTSGTTIALAHNGNLVNTAELQREVAERGLLADGSTNDTSLVTMLLASRPDLSVEAAALEVLPQLRGAFSFVFMDESTLYAARDPHGVRPLVLGRLERGWVVASETAALDIVGASVVREVEPGELIAIDEDGLRSSRFAAPEPKGCLFEYVYIARPDATIAGRNVHAARVQIGRQLAKEHPVEADLVIPVPESGTPAAIGYAEQSGITYGAGLMKNPYVGRTFIQPSQTLRQLGIRLKLNPLRENVRGKRLVVVDDSIVRGNTQRAIVRMLREAGALEVHVRISSPPVNWPCFYGIDFATRAELLANGLDNEGIRRSIGADTLGYVSLAGLIAATEQPKTRLCRACFDGEYPIELPAGNLIGKHVLEGVGRRVASEASDAGGHATPPLVATPGGDDNFSSARLTPRPDLKPSVATHRP from the coding sequence GTGCCCCGAGGCGATGGCCGGCTGAGCCACGACCTTGACCCGCAGCGACCCGGCCCCCAGGACGCGTGTGGCGTCTTCGGCGTCTGGGCGCCGGGCGAGGAGGTCGCCAACCTCACCTACTTCGGGCTCTACGCCCTCCAGCACCGGGGCCAGGAGGCGGCCGGCATCGCGGTGAGCGACGGGTCGGGCGTGGTGGTCTACAAGGACCTCGGGCTGGTGGCCCAGGTCTTCGACGAGCCGACCCTGGCCAGCCTGCGCGGCCACCTCGCGATCGGCCACGCGCGCTACTCCACCACCGGCGGCTCGACCTGGGAGAACGCCCAGCCGACCATCCGCTCCACCACCTCCGGCACGACCATCGCGCTGGCTCACAACGGCAACCTGGTCAACACCGCCGAGCTGCAGCGCGAGGTGGCCGAGCGCGGGCTCCTCGCTGACGGCTCGACCAACGACACATCGCTGGTCACCATGCTGCTGGCCAGCCGACCGGATCTCTCGGTCGAGGCGGCCGCCCTGGAGGTGCTGCCGCAGCTGCGCGGGGCGTTCAGCTTCGTCTTCATGGACGAGTCGACGCTCTACGCGGCCCGCGACCCGCACGGCGTGCGGCCCCTGGTGCTCGGCCGGCTGGAGCGCGGCTGGGTGGTGGCCAGCGAGACCGCGGCGCTGGACATCGTCGGCGCCAGCGTGGTCCGTGAGGTCGAGCCGGGCGAGCTGATCGCGATCGACGAGGACGGCCTGCGTTCCAGCCGGTTCGCCGCGCCGGAGCCGAAGGGCTGTCTCTTCGAGTACGTCTACATCGCCCGCCCGGACGCCACCATCGCCGGCCGCAACGTGCACGCCGCGCGGGTGCAGATCGGCCGCCAGTTGGCCAAGGAGCACCCGGTCGAGGCCGACCTGGTGATCCCGGTGCCGGAGTCCGGCACGCCGGCCGCGATCGGGTACGCCGAGCAGTCGGGCATCACCTACGGCGCCGGCCTGATGAAGAACCCGTACGTCGGGCGCACCTTCATCCAGCCGTCGCAGACCCTGCGCCAGCTCGGCATCCGGCTGAAGCTGAACCCGCTGCGGGAGAACGTCCGGGGCAAGCGCCTGGTGGTGGTGGACGACTCGATCGTGCGCGGCAACACCCAGCGGGCCATCGTCCGGATGCTGCGCGAGGCCGGGGCGCTGGAGGTGCACGTCCGGATCTCCTCGCCGCCGGTCAACTGGCCCTGCTTCTACGGCATCGACTTCGCCACCCGGGCCGAGCTGCTGGCCAACGGCCTGGACAACGAAGGCATCCGGCGTTCGATCGGCGCCGACACGCTGGGCTACGTCTCGCTCGCCGGTCTGATCGCCGCGACCGAGCAGCCGAAGACCCGGCTCTGCCGGGCGTGCTTCGACGGGGAGTACCCGATCGAGCTGCCGGCCGGAAACCTGATCGGCAAGCACGTGCTCGAGGGAGTCGGCCGCCGGGTCGCCTCCGAGGCGTCCGACGCCGGCGGGCACGCCACCCCTCCACTCGTCGCCACTCCGGGCGGCGACGACAACTTCAGCTCGGCGCGTCTGACGCCGCGCCCCGACCTGAAACCGTCGGTCGCCACCCACCGCCCGTAG
- the purQ gene encoding phosphoribosylformylglycinamidine synthase subunit PurQ, protein MTARVGVVTFPGSLDDGDAARAVRIAGAEPVRLWHGDPELHGVDAVVLPGGFSYGDYLRCGAIARFAPVMETIVDAARGGLPVLGICNGFQILCEAHLLPGALTRNQHLHFRNRDQILRIESAGTAWTNAFQPGQEVLIPVKNGEGCYVADTATLDQLEAEGRVVARYLAGNPNGSQRDIAAITNQAGNVVGIMPHPEHAVEALTGPSQDGLGFFTSVLKHLVGAPA, encoded by the coding sequence GTGACCGCCCGGGTCGGTGTGGTGACCTTCCCCGGCTCGCTCGACGACGGGGACGCGGCCCGTGCCGTCCGGATCGCCGGCGCCGAGCCGGTCCGCCTCTGGCACGGCGACCCGGAGCTGCACGGGGTGGACGCGGTCGTCCTCCCCGGCGGCTTCTCCTACGGTGACTACCTGCGCTGTGGCGCCATCGCCCGGTTCGCCCCGGTGATGGAGACGATCGTGGACGCCGCCCGGGGCGGCCTGCCCGTGCTTGGCATCTGCAACGGCTTCCAGATCCTCTGCGAGGCGCACCTGCTCCCCGGGGCGCTCACCCGCAACCAGCACCTGCACTTCCGCAACCGGGACCAGATCCTGCGGATCGAGTCGGCCGGCACCGCCTGGACGAACGCGTTCCAGCCGGGCCAGGAGGTGCTGATCCCGGTCAAGAACGGCGAGGGCTGCTACGTCGCCGACACCGCGACGCTGGACCAGCTCGAGGCCGAGGGTCGGGTCGTCGCCCGCTACCTCGCCGGCAACCCGAACGGTTCGCAGCGCGACATCGCCGCGATCACCAACCAGGCCGGCAACGTGGTCGGCATCATGCCGCATCCCGAGCACGCGGTGGAGGCGCTCACCGGCCCCTCCCAGGACGGTCTCGGCTTCTTCACCTCGGTGCTCAAGCACCTGGTGGGGGCGCCGGCGTGA
- a CDS encoding carboxypeptidase regulatory-like domain-containing protein yields the protein MSTHRRAWKHRAGVVVALVAGALLAVPATPALAAPNIGNVSASPSSVEAGKTTRVNFTLNFTDPISTPADVTVTSDNPKLSCVDGCSRNRVDKGGNYDATFKLADDAANGSAVITVRAVDSMGPKQEQTASTTVTLVAKAAPPQVQTVKSISGKVVITANGDPVPNATVMLLDSQQHQYSTVSDGSGNYRFTGSTSNPITPGRIELGAIKDTFKGTKTVNASAGQSVTGQRIALPIKVEVSPSASPSASEETAATDEATDDAATDEPATDAPAGQQAAANQDSGASWLLILLGGLFVAVGVGTIVLLYMRRKNEGDDVDGDGPGGPGPMAGAGAVPGARGGYRGADDHTRVVNGMGAGPAPTMAGGTSLSDAPTMMHRPVDDVPPDPYGAPPPSYGPGGQPGWAGNGYGEEAPGQGGYGAANGYGNAPSSGGGYGNSPSSGGGYGSRDYGAGAAGYPPAQGAGGYGEPAQGGGYGERYDEPTGRYAGEGTQSYAPPADPYPTSTYQPPEQGRGYGQPDPGQYGQGPEPTNGYGAGAGGYGAPAGGYDNAPAGNGYDNPPAGGGYDNGQQQGYGGYDQRGGYGGDGYGQPQQGGHGQQGGYGQEQPPPQRNGGYDQGGYDQSGYYGDPAQAGRGRPDAPQERGGRRLDWLDD from the coding sequence GTGTCAACACACCGACGTGCCTGGAAGCATCGGGCCGGTGTGGTCGTAGCGCTGGTTGCCGGCGCACTGCTCGCCGTCCCCGCCACACCAGCCCTCGCGGCTCCCAACATCGGCAACGTTTCGGCGTCGCCAAGTTCGGTCGAAGCTGGCAAAACGACCAGGGTGAACTTCACGCTGAACTTCACCGATCCCATCAGCACTCCTGCTGATGTCACGGTCACTTCGGACAACCCGAAGCTAAGCTGCGTCGATGGCTGCAGCCGCAACAGGGTCGACAAGGGTGGAAACTACGACGCCACGTTCAAGCTCGCTGATGACGCAGCGAACGGCTCGGCAGTCATCACCGTCCGGGCTGTCGACTCGATGGGCCCGAAGCAGGAGCAGACGGCTTCCACGACTGTCACATTGGTCGCCAAGGCCGCACCGCCGCAGGTGCAGACCGTCAAGTCGATCTCCGGCAAGGTGGTCATCACGGCCAACGGCGACCCCGTGCCGAACGCCACGGTGATGCTGCTCGACTCGCAGCAGCACCAGTACAGCACCGTCAGCGACGGCAGCGGCAACTACCGCTTCACCGGCTCGACCAGCAACCCGATCACCCCGGGACGGATCGAGCTCGGTGCCATCAAGGACACCTTCAAGGGCACCAAGACGGTCAACGCGAGCGCCGGGCAGAGCGTGACCGGCCAGCGGATCGCCCTGCCGATCAAGGTCGAGGTGAGCCCGAGCGCCAGCCCCTCGGCGAGCGAGGAGACCGCGGCGACGGACGAGGCGACCGACGACGCCGCCACCGACGAGCCCGCCACCGATGCCCCCGCCGGCCAGCAGGCCGCCGCCAATCAGGACTCCGGCGCCTCCTGGCTGCTGATCCTGCTCGGCGGCCTCTTCGTGGCCGTGGGCGTCGGCACCATCGTGCTGCTCTACATGCGGCGCAAGAACGAGGGCGACGACGTCGACGGGGACGGCCCGGGCGGCCCGGGTCCCATGGCCGGCGCCGGCGCGGTGCCGGGTGCCCGGGGCGGCTACCGGGGCGCGGACGACCACACCCGGGTGGTGAACGGGATGGGCGCCGGTCCGGCCCCGACCATGGCCGGCGGCACCTCGCTCAGCGACGCGCCGACGATGATGCACCGACCGGTCGACGACGTCCCGCCGGACCCGTACGGCGCTCCGCCGCCCTCGTACGGCCCGGGTGGGCAGCCGGGCTGGGCCGGCAACGGCTACGGTGAGGAGGCCCCCGGTCAGGGCGGCTACGGCGCGGCCAACGGCTACGGCAACGCCCCCTCCTCGGGTGGCGGCTACGGCAACTCGCCGTCCTCCGGGGGCGGGTACGGCAGCCGGGACTACGGTGCCGGGGCGGCCGGCTACCCGCCCGCCCAGGGCGCCGGTGGCTACGGCGAGCCGGCCCAGGGCGGCGGCTACGGCGAGCGGTACGACGAGCCGACCGGCCGCTACGCCGGTGAGGGCACGCAGTCGTACGCCCCGCCGGCTGACCCGTACCCGACCAGCACCTACCAGCCTCCCGAGCAGGGGCGGGGCTACGGCCAGCCGGATCCCGGCCAGTACGGCCAAGGGCCCGAGCCGACCAACGGCTACGGCGCCGGCGCCGGCGGCTACGGCGCACCGGCCGGCGGTTACGACAACGCGCCCGCCGGCAACGGCTACGACAACCCACCGGCCGGTGGCGGCTACGACAACGGCCAGCAGCAGGGCTACGGCGGCTACGACCAGCGCGGCGGCTACGGCGGCGACGGGTACGGCCAGCCCCAGCAGGGCGGGCACGGCCAGCAGGGTGGCTACGGCCAGGAGCAGCCGCCGCCGCAGCGCAACGGTGGCTACGACCAGGGCGGATACGACCAGAGCGGCTACTACGGCGACCCGGCGCAGGCCGGTCGGGGCCGCCCGGACGCCCCGCAGGAGCGCGGCGGTCGCCGGCTGGACTGGCTCGACGACTGA
- the amcB gene encoding cyclophane-forming radical SAM peptide maturase AmcB, with protein MRGIAAVPSYVVMQPTTLCNLDCAYCYLPMRAADRRMPVAVAEAVAASVNPWAAAGRFSVVWHGGEPLAAGREHLAALLAPFGPEVEHHIQTNATLIDDAWCAFFAEHGIRVSVSVDGPRERNAERVTRGGRPAYDRILAGVAALRRHGVAFSALAVVSRPAPGLATELYDYFLDLGCDVLGVNIEETEGVNTRTNARDPAAVTAFWAELVGAWRRDPRIHLREVEWSLRYAGAVLAGAADDLLPRRLDPIPTVAHDGSVVVLSPELAGFTDPRYGDFSSGNVLATPLAEILVDAGRTLWVGEFLAGVEACRSSCPYFGFCGGGHAANRYFELGRFDGTETEHCRNSKIRLLEGVLEHARDHESPAA; from the coding sequence ATGCGCGGTATCGCCGCGGTCCCCTCGTACGTGGTGATGCAGCCGACCACCCTCTGCAACCTGGACTGCGCCTACTGCTACCTGCCGATGCGGGCGGCGGACCGGCGGATGCCGGTGGCCGTGGCCGAGGCGGTGGCCGCCTCGGTCAACCCGTGGGCGGCCGCCGGTCGCTTCTCGGTGGTCTGGCACGGCGGGGAGCCCCTCGCGGCGGGACGGGAGCATCTGGCGGCGCTGCTGGCCCCGTTCGGGCCGGAGGTGGAACACCACATCCAGACCAACGCCACGCTGATCGACGACGCCTGGTGCGCGTTCTTTGCCGAGCACGGCATCCGGGTGAGCGTCAGCGTGGACGGGCCGCGGGAGCGCAACGCCGAGCGGGTCACCCGGGGCGGCCGGCCGGCGTACGACCGGATCCTGGCCGGGGTGGCGGCGCTGCGTCGGCACGGGGTGGCCTTCTCGGCGCTCGCGGTGGTTTCCCGGCCCGCCCCCGGGCTGGCCACCGAGCTGTACGACTACTTCCTCGACCTCGGCTGTGATGTGCTGGGCGTCAACATCGAGGAGACCGAGGGGGTCAACACGCGGACGAACGCCCGGGATCCCGCCGCGGTCACGGCGTTCTGGGCGGAGCTGGTCGGCGCCTGGCGCCGGGACCCCCGGATCCACCTGCGGGAGGTGGAGTGGTCGCTCCGGTACGCCGGGGCGGTCCTGGCCGGCGCGGCGGACGACCTGCTGCCCCGGCGGCTGGACCCGATCCCCACCGTCGCCCACGACGGCTCGGTGGTCGTGCTCTCCCCGGAGCTGGCCGGCTTCACCGATCCGCGGTACGGCGACTTCAGCAGCGGCAACGTGCTGGCCACGCCGTTGGCCGAGATCCTGGTCGACGCCGGGCGGACGCTCTGGGTGGGTGAGTTCCTCGCCGGGGTGGAGGCGTGCCGGTCGTCCTGTCCCTACTTCGGGTTCTGCGGGGGCGGCCACGCCGCCAACCGTTACTTCGAGCTGGGGCGTTTCGACGGTACGGAGACCGAGCACTGCCGCAACAGCAAGATCCGCCTACTGGAGGGAGTGTTGGAGCATGCCCGAGACCACGAGTCGCCGGCAGCCTGA
- a CDS encoding sterol carrier family protein, which yields MVAALTALDEGRTPERPVYREAVRTLLTVLAERAPGRSVEVRVPPYGAVQCVAGPRHTRGTPPNVVEMDPATWLALATGRLAWSEAVTEGRVRISGIRADLSGHLPL from the coding sequence GTGGTCGCGGCATTGACGGCGCTGGACGAGGGGCGTACGCCCGAACGGCCGGTGTACCGGGAAGCGGTCCGTACCCTCTTGACCGTCCTCGCGGAGCGCGCCCCCGGCCGATCGGTGGAGGTGCGCGTCCCACCTTACGGTGCCGTGCAGTGCGTGGCCGGCCCGCGACACACCCGCGGCACGCCACCGAATGTGGTGGAAATGGACCCGGCCACCTGGCTCGCGCTGGCCACCGGCCGTCTCGCATGGTCGGAGGCGGTCACCGAGGGTCGCGTACGGATCAGCGGAATCCGGGCGGACCTCTCCGGGCATCTTCCCCTCTAG
- a CDS encoding 2-phosphosulfolactate phosphatase yields the protein MAKAVYLQPGSGARFDWGLTGAAELGRVCAALVVVDVLSFTTAVEVAVGRGMRVHPFPWGEQAAEYARRVGAVAAVGRRRMTPEHPWSLSPAALRTAPAVADLVLPSPNGSAISAAASATGLPVVAACLRNARAVGRWLRAQGYGSTATPVGVIAAGERWPDGSLRPSVEDLLAAASVLDALAGVPGGLSVEAAMALAALASTPDVPAAVRGCVSGRELIEGGFAADVEVAVQVDVSDVVPVLRQGFFSAA from the coding sequence TTGGCCAAGGCCGTCTACTTGCAGCCCGGTTCCGGCGCCCGGTTCGACTGGGGGCTGACCGGGGCGGCCGAACTGGGCCGGGTGTGTGCCGCTCTGGTGGTGGTGGACGTCCTCTCGTTCACCACCGCCGTGGAGGTGGCGGTCGGCCGCGGCATGCGGGTGCACCCGTTCCCCTGGGGGGAGCAGGCGGCCGAGTACGCCCGCCGGGTCGGTGCCGTCGCGGCCGTCGGCCGCCGGCGGATGACCCCGGAGCATCCGTGGTCGCTCTCCCCGGCCGCACTGCGCACCGCGCCGGCCGTCGCCGACCTGGTGCTGCCCTCGCCGAACGGCTCGGCGATCAGCGCCGCCGCCAGCGCCACCGGCCTGCCGGTGGTCGCGGCGTGCCTGCGCAACGCGCGCGCCGTCGGGCGATGGCTGCGTGCCCAGGGGTACGGCTCGACCGCCACCCCGGTCGGCGTGATCGCCGCCGGCGAACGGTGGCCGGACGGCTCGCTGCGCCCCTCGGTGGAGGACCTGCTCGCGGCGGCCAGCGTGCTGGACGCCCTCGCCGGCGTGCCGGGCGGGCTGTCGGTGGAGGCGGCGATGGCGCTGGCCGCGCTGGCCAGCACGCCGGACGTGCCGGCGGCGGTCCGGGGCTGCGTCTCCGGCCGGGAACTCATCGAGGGCGGCTTCGCCGCCGACGTCGAGGTCGCGGTCCAGGTCGACGTCTCGGACGTGGTGCCGGTGCTGCGGCAGGGCTTCTTCTCCGCCGCCTGA
- the purL gene encoding phosphoribosylformylglycinamidine synthase subunit PurL, whose product MTTHPDPAVRETPGAFPAAPAEPRTAVVVPQAGPVDAGRTDPAPADDWALGVDTVPRASGTPEELQPYAELGLRDDEYDRIRHILGRRPTQAELAMYSIMWSEHCSYKSSKVHLRQFGEKAPPSDRLLAGIGENAGVVQVSDELAVTFKVESHNHPSFVEPYQGAATGVGGIVRDILAMGARPVAVMDPLRFGAADHPDTARVLTGVVAGVGGYGNCLGLPNIGGELVFDPSYQGNPLLNALCLGVLPVSRLQNKAAAGPGNVVVLMGAKTGRDGIGGVSVLASATFDEASEQRRPAVQVGDPFTEKLLIEACLELYDAELVVGIQDLGGAGLTCALTETAAAAGTGMRVWLERVPLREPSMEPSEILASESQERMLLVVAPDKLEAVLKTAEKWGVLATAIGEVTAPAPDGQPGRLVITWRDQIVVDVPPGSLVDDGPVYARPMREPADLILLQADRAETLPRPNNPDALRETVLRMIASPNLADKTWVTEQYDRYVLGNTVLAQPEDSGVIRIDERTGLGVALSVDGNGRYARLDPYHGTKLALAEAYRNVAVTGAKPIAVTNCLNFGSPEDPGVMWQFAEAVRGLADGCLELGIPVTGGNVSFYNQTGAAAIHPTPVVGVLGVLDDVADRVPMGFVPRPGGDHDQLFLLGETHVELSGSEWAWVTHEHLGGIPPQVDLGRERQLAELLAEAARVGHLSSAHDLSDGGLAQSLVESCLRRGVGARIAVPDHFTGGSMPFVYLFSESAGRVLVSVPRGHEKAFTALCAERGVPWEFIGVTDQAGGALEVRGQFRIGLDELRAAHTETLPRLFGSPEAAQVEVEAARIGTTTPLPATAEVTDAAPVSVGATSVAALDQPVEGTVTATEGAAEETTTDGGSDATEPAGAGPDGSAPASSGDPDQPAASDQR is encoded by the coding sequence ATGACCACCCATCCGGACCCGGCCGTACGGGAGACACCGGGTGCCTTCCCGGCCGCCCCGGCGGAGCCGCGTACGGCCGTCGTGGTGCCGCAGGCCGGCCCGGTCGACGCCGGCCGCACCGACCCGGCCCCGGCCGACGACTGGGCCCTCGGCGTGGACACCGTGCCCCGGGCCTCCGGCACCCCGGAGGAGCTCCAGCCGTACGCCGAGCTGGGCCTCCGCGACGACGAGTACGACCGGATCCGGCACATCCTCGGCCGCCGGCCCACCCAGGCCGAGCTGGCCATGTACTCGATCATGTGGAGCGAGCACTGCTCCTACAAGTCCAGCAAGGTGCACCTGCGCCAGTTCGGCGAGAAGGCCCCGCCGAGTGACCGGCTGCTCGCCGGCATCGGTGAGAACGCCGGCGTGGTCCAGGTCTCCGACGAGCTGGCGGTGACCTTCAAGGTCGAGTCGCACAACCACCCGAGCTTCGTCGAGCCGTACCAGGGCGCGGCGACCGGCGTTGGCGGCATCGTCCGGGACATCCTCGCCATGGGCGCCCGCCCGGTCGCGGTGATGGACCCGCTGCGCTTCGGTGCGGCCGACCACCCGGACACCGCCCGGGTGCTGACCGGCGTGGTCGCCGGCGTCGGCGGCTACGGCAACTGCCTCGGCCTGCCGAACATCGGCGGCGAGCTCGTCTTCGATCCCAGCTACCAGGGCAACCCGCTGCTCAACGCGCTCTGCCTCGGCGTGCTGCCGGTGTCCCGGCTGCAGAACAAGGCCGCCGCCGGGCCGGGCAACGTCGTGGTGCTGATGGGCGCCAAGACCGGCCGGGACGGCATCGGCGGCGTGTCGGTGCTGGCCAGCGCCACCTTCGACGAGGCCAGCGAGCAGCGCCGCCCGGCGGTGCAGGTGGGCGACCCGTTCACCGAGAAGCTGCTGATCGAGGCCTGCCTGGAGCTGTACGACGCCGAGCTGGTGGTCGGCATCCAGGACCTCGGCGGCGCCGGGCTGACCTGCGCGCTGACCGAGACCGCCGCCGCGGCCGGCACCGGCATGCGGGTCTGGCTGGAGCGGGTGCCGCTGCGCGAGCCCTCGATGGAGCCGAGCGAGATCCTGGCCAGCGAGTCGCAGGAGCGGATGCTGCTGGTCGTCGCCCCGGACAAGCTGGAGGCGGTGCTCAAGACCGCCGAGAAGTGGGGCGTGCTCGCCACCGCCATCGGTGAGGTCACCGCGCCGGCGCCGGACGGCCAGCCGGGCCGGCTGGTGATCACCTGGCGCGACCAGATCGTGGTCGACGTCCCGCCGGGTTCGCTGGTCGACGACGGGCCGGTCTACGCCCGCCCGATGCGCGAGCCCGCGGACCTGATCCTGCTCCAGGCGGACCGGGCCGAGACGCTGCCCCGGCCGAACAACCCGGACGCGCTGCGGGAGACCGTGCTGCGCATGATCGCGTCGCCAAACCTGGCCGACAAGACCTGGGTCACCGAGCAGTACGACCGGTACGTGCTGGGCAACACCGTGCTGGCCCAGCCGGAGGACTCCGGCGTGATCCGGATCGACGAGCGGACCGGACTCGGCGTGGCGCTCTCCGTCGACGGCAACGGCCGGTACGCCCGCCTTGACCCGTACCACGGCACCAAGTTGGCGCTCGCCGAGGCGTACCGGAACGTGGCGGTGACCGGCGCGAAGCCGATCGCCGTGACCAACTGCCTCAACTTCGGCTCGCCGGAGGATCCGGGCGTGATGTGGCAGTTCGCCGAGGCCGTCCGCGGCCTGGCGGACGGCTGCCTGGAGCTGGGCATTCCGGTGACCGGCGGCAACGTCAGCTTCTACAACCAGACCGGCGCGGCGGCGATCCACCCGACCCCGGTGGTCGGCGTGCTGGGCGTGCTGGACGACGTCGCGGACCGGGTGCCGATGGGCTTCGTGCCGCGGCCGGGCGGCGACCACGACCAGCTCTTCCTGCTCGGTGAGACGCACGTGGAGCTCTCCGGCTCGGAATGGGCCTGGGTGACCCACGAGCACCTGGGCGGCATCCCGCCGCAGGTCGACCTGGGCCGTGAGCGGCAGCTCGCCGAACTGCTGGCCGAGGCGGCCCGGGTGGGTCACCTCAGTTCCGCGCACGACCTCTCCGACGGCGGTCTGGCCCAGAGCCTGGTCGAGTCCTGCCTGCGGCGGGGCGTCGGCGCCCGGATCGCGGTGCCGGACCACTTCACCGGCGGTTCGATGCCGTTCGTCTACCTGTTCAGCGAGTCCGCCGGGCGGGTCCTGGTGTCGGTGCCGCGCGGGCACGAGAAGGCGTTCACCGCCCTCTGCGCCGAGCGCGGGGTGCCGTGGGAGTTCATCGGGGTCACCGACCAGGCCGGCGGCGCCCTCGAGGTGCGCGGCCAGTTCCGGATCGGCCTCGACGAGCTGCGCGCGGCGCACACCGAGACCCTGCCCCGGCTCTTCGGCAGCCCGGAGGCGGCCCAGGTGGAGGTGGAGGCGGCCCGGATCGGGACGACCACCCCCCTCCCGGCCACCGCCGAGGTGACCGACGCCGCGCCGGTGAGCGTCGGGGCCACCTCGGTCGCGGCGCTGGACCAGCCAGTCGAGGGCACGGTGACCGCGACCGAGGGCGCCGCCGAGGAGACGACGACCGACGGCGGTTCCGACGCGACCGAGCCGGCCGGCGCCGGCCCGGACGGGTCCGCGCCGGCTTCCTCCGGTGACCCGGACCAGCCCGCCGCGTCCGATCAGCGCTGA